The DNA sequence ATGGCGAAGCCGGGAAGTAGTTGAGCCTGTCGTCCTTAGAGAGTGCCGCGCCGCGTGTGTCCCGGTAAATCGCTGAATGGACGCAGCCTGCCAATTCCGTTGGTGGTAAAAACAATTTGGAAACAGGGCTCAATCGCTCGCTCCTAACGTGTCGCATTCATTCTATACGTAAGAGGTCATCCCACGGCAATAAAGGGGCAATGTGCCACTAAGGATGATAGCTATGGTTAAACTCACATTCACAGGTCCATTTTCGTTGCGCCTACGAAGCTTTGCAAAGCTAAGTCAAATCGCGACGAAGGTATATTTGCGCCACGCATTTAACAAGCGCATTGCGCCTGATTGGGACGCAAATACCGAGATTGGGATTCGCTTCGTGCGCCACCAGTTCACCGCCGCGATGACCCATCAGGATATTGCCAAAGGCCGTCTCTTGTTTGATAGCGTTCAGACCGAGACGGACGATCAATACGATGTGACAACAGAACCATCAACAAATCCAATGGGAACGTGGTACTATCCAAAGACGATCCGTACGGAAACAAAATTGCTCTATCTTCATGGTGGCGGATATACGTTTCATGGCGGTGTCAGCGATCGTTTCGCCGCGATGCTTGCTCATCATACCGGCAATGTCCTCTTCGCACCTCACTATCGCTTAACGCCGGAGCACCCTCACCCAGCCCAGGCCGAAGACGCGTTGGAAGCCTGGACATACATGACACGCAAAACTGCACCGAAAAATATTGTCACAATTGGCGACAGTGCCGGCGGGCATATGGCGCTGATGCTTCTGCAAACATTGAGAATGGAGGGATTGGACCAACCGGCTCTTTGCATCGGTCTTTGTCCCTGGACCGACATTGGCGAAAGAGGAGCGAGTCTACGCGACAATGACCGGTACGACCTGGTGCAGGGATGGATGGCCTTAAAGTTTGGCGAGTGGCTCGACCCGGGAAACAAATTCGGACGCGAAACACTCTCGCCCATTTTCCAAGACTTCTCTGGCTTGGCACCCATTTACCTGCAGGCTGGGGGTCGTGAAATGCTCCGCGATATGATCGTAGAGTTTGCGCAAATACAAAGATCGAAAGGCGCAGATGTAACACTCGATCTCTGGTCGGACATGCCCCACGTTTTTCAGGCCTATGACAGTCTGACAGAGTCTTCTTCAATGGCGCTTAACAGAATTGCAACCGTCATCAAGGCGAGAGCAGAAAATAATACGCATTTCCAGTCGTTAGAGGAGATCACCGTCGGCTCAAATTACCCAAAGAACCAGTCTGAGACTGGCAGGGCGTCAGCTTGAAGAGGGATCACCAAAGAAGGCAGCGCTCCGCGGACCGCAGATGACCTCTGTTCCCACGATCGAAACATCGCCCGTTCCAAATTCCAGACTGTCGGATCCTTTGAGAATAACCTCAGACGCCGCTCCCCCATGCCAAACAGCAGCCTCATTGCTTGAATTGAAGACACAGGTGAGCGTCTCCCCACCAAGCAACCGTTCAAATGCCAGAACGGGTCCGCTGCTTTCTAAGAAAGTAATATTGCCGCTCGACAAACAGGCGTGTGCCTTTCGGAAACTGATAGCCTCCCGCGCGAACTTCAGGACCGTGTCGGTCACCGCTTCCTGAACATCGACAGCGCGCTCTTTGTGCACCTTCGGGATTGGTAGCCAGGGTTCGCCATCCGTAAACGCTGCATTCGGTGCGCGACTGATCCATGGCATGGGTGTCCGACATCCATCTCGCCCTTTGCCGAATGGGAAATAGAGCTCACCCACCGGGTCTTGGATCTGGTCGCGCTCTATATCGACATCGGGAAGTCCGAGCTCCTCCCCTTGGTAGAGAAGGACAGTCCCTTTCAGCGCCAAAAGAAGCGCCAGTCCGAACTTGGCCAACTTGTCGTCGCCATCTCTTCCGCTCCCCCATCGGGTGACAGGTCGTGTGAGATCATGATTGGAGAAAGTGACACAGGGCCAGGGGTCGCCGTTTTTCTTCAACGTATCCTGGTAATAGTTCTGAAAGACCGAGGGCGCGAGCGATCGGTCCTCTAGAAAATCAAATGTATAGGCCGTATGCAGCAAATCAGGCTCACCCACATACGTCCCAATCATTTCAGGCGTCTCCGCAAACTCGCCAAATGCCAAGCGGTCCTCATATTCATCTAGAACAGATCGCACAGCTCGCATGGCGATCTGATTTTCTGGCAAACCGCTATCGTGAACATGTTCCTGTAACCGTGGAGCATGCGACCAGTTAAGGCCGCTACGCTCCGCCATCGCCACCGGCGGATTATCGGCGAGCGTGGCGTCATGGTAATAGGCATGCGCCACATCCAGGCGGAACCCGTCCACTCCTCTGTCGAGCCAGAACCTCAACACGTTCATAAGGGCTTTCACAACCTCGGGTTCATGAAAATTCAGCTTCGGCTGCTGGCGCAGAAATTTATGGTGGTAGTATTGCCGACGTACCGGGTGCCAGGACCATGCAGGCCCGCCAAAGGCAGACATCCAATTATTGGGCGGCGTACCGTCTTCCTTTGCATCTGCCCAGACATACCAATTCGCCTTTTCGTTGTCAGGAGAGAGTAGGCTCTCCTGAAACCATGCATGCTGGTCAGAGCTATGGGCGAGCACCTGATCCAAGATGAGCTTCATGCCGCGCTCATGGGTTTCGGCCAACAGCGCATCGAACCCGTCGAGCGTTCCCATCTCAGGCGCGACATCACAATAATCAGCAACGTCATAGCCAAAGTCTTTGTTTGGGCTGGGATAGATCGGAGACAGCCAGATCGCATCAACCCCTAACGAGGCGACATAATCCAGTTTCCGCTTGATGCCCTCAAGATCGCCCACCCCGGATCCCGTCGTGTCTGCATAGCTCCTTGGATATATCTGGTACACAACCGCGCCCTTCCACCAGGGCGTCTTCTCCGAACCACTCATATGCATCCCCTAAAATATCGCGCTTCACTTAGGTAAATGCTACATCAGGAACAAGCACATGAATATGTTGGAGGTAAGCATGAGCGAGCTAGCAGGCACCATTGTTCTAATAACGGATATTGAACATTTCATAGGACGCCCGGCAGCAAAGGCGCTTATTGAAGCCGGCGCCACGGTCTATGGAACCGACCACGCCTTTTCAGACAAGACAGCTCGCGAGGCGGCGGAACAAGCCCTGCCCGGCCTCAAGACCGTCGGTGGCGCAGATCCGGTCGTCGCAGCGGGGCGTGTGCTGGAGGAAACAGGCCGCATTGACCTCCTTCTAAACAATGACGCTTTCCCAGCACTAAGAGCGTCTCTCGATACGGCAAAAGATGAAGATCTTGAAGCGACCTATGACGCCCTCGTCTTTAAGCCATTTCGTGTCAGCCGCGCCGTCGTCCCGTCCATGAAATCTGCGGGCGGTGGCAAGATATTGTTCCTCACCTCAGCAGCGCCACTCAACGGCCTCGCAAACTACTCCATGTACGCTTCTGCACGAGGAGCAGCGAACTCACTCGTTTTGTCTCTTGCACGTGAGCTCGCGTCGAAGAACATTCAGGTTAACGCACTCGCTCCTAACTACGTCGAGAGTGCGGACTATTTTCCACCTGCGCTTATGGAAAATGAGGACACCAAGGCCAAGATTTTGAAAAACATCCCCCTCGGGCGTTTAGGGAAACCGGAAGAAGCCGCTGCCTTCATCACGTTCCTTGCAGGTCCTCTTTCCGGCTTTATCACTGGCCAGGTCATCCCTTTTGCAGGCGGTTGGGCAAACGCCCGGTAAGAAGCGCCATGAGTTCAAAATACGAAGAAATCTACAAAGCGCATCGTCACGCGCTTGGTGAACCCACCAAGACATTCGTCGACTTCTTTACGTCATTGGAGAAACCAGAACAGACCGTGCTTGATATTGGAGCAGGTCAAGGACGTGATGCTCTCTTCATTGCCAGACTCGGCCATTCCGTTACGGCGGTCGACCTCTCTCCGTCAGGCATGATGCAACTTCAGGAAGACGCAAACCAAGAAGAGTTGAACATCAAAACCCATATTGTCGATGTTTGCGAGTTCACACCCTCAGCGAAATTCGACATTGTCCTGATCGATCGAACGCTGCATATGCTGAATGCACAAGACCGAACAGCTGTTCTCTCTAGTCTATTGCCTCATACAAACAGTCAGGCCTTTCTGCTGATTGCGGACGAGCGTTCAAACATTCCAGCCTTTACACAAACCCTCAATGCTTCGACGGACCCCTGGGAGATCTTCCTGCAAAAGAAGGGCTTTCTCTTCGCGCAGAAGCAAATCTAGACATCAGTTGAGCTGAACAATGGGGGCGAGTGTCGGTCCAATCTCCTCATGCACGACAAGGTCTGCAAGCGGGTCCAGCTCCGTTTCTTCACGGTTTAATATCACAAGTTTCGCGCCATTCTTTTTCGCCATGATCGGGAAACCCGCTGCCGGATAGACCTGCAGTGACGAGCCAATCGCGACAAACAGGTCGCAGTCCAATGTCGCTTCTGTCGCCCGCTCCATCTCAGCTTCCGGCATCGCCTGTCCAAAGGAGATCGTCGCAGATTTGATAATCCCACTGCAAAACCGGCAGTCCTGTGGCTTGCCGTGTTCGTCGTAGTGCGAACGGATTTCCGCCAACTCATAGCGCACACCGCAATTAAGGCAGGTCGCATAAGTACTGTTCCCATGGAGCTCGATCACCTTGTCAGTCGGGATCCCTGAGTTTTGGTGAAGATTATCGACATTCTGGGTAATCACGTGAGTGACTTTTCCCGTATCAACCAATTTTGCGACGGCCATATGCCCTTTATTGGGCTCCGCTGCTGAAAAGCTCCCATCCATTGCGAACTTGCGACGCCACGCTTCGATCCGCATTTCTTCAGAGGCCATAAAATCTCGAAAATCAATCGGGGCCATTTTTGTCCAAAGGCCACCCGGACTGCGAAAATCAGGGATGCCGGATTCCGTACTGATCCCCGCTCCCGTGAAGACGACAGTCCGTTGGCTGCTCTCAATCAGTGCCTTCAGCTCTCCAGACATACCCTCTCCCTGACAGTTCTCTTTGACCTTGTGGCCTGTTCCGGAAATGATACGCAAAACGAACCCCTGAAGGATAGGCAAACCACGCATGCGCTACTTGCACACCATGGTCCGCGTGACGGATCTTGACGCATCACTCGACTTTTACTGCACCCATTTGGGTCTTAAGAATGTCGGTCGATTTGATGTGGAAGAAGGCCGTTTCACCCTCGTCTTCCTGGCTCCAGAAGGCCAAGAGGAAGCTCAGGTTGAATTGACCTACAATTGGGACCCAGAAGAGCTGGATGAAGGCCGGAATTTCGGCCATCTGGCCTACAGGGTCGATGACATTTACGCGACCTGTCAGAAACTGGCTGATGCGGGAATCACCATCAACCGCCCTCCGCGCGACGGCCGAATGGCATTTGTGCGCTCGCCGGACAACATTTCCATTGAACTTCTTCAGGAAGGCCAGCCCCTCCCTGCTCAAGAGCCTTGGGCATCCATGGAGAATACCGGCCATTGGTGAGGGCGAACCTGAACAGGCTGTTCATCTAGCGTTCAAACCCAGAAGACCACCTTCTCCCTGAGGATGTGACACCGGTCAATTGCGGACCGGTCCAAGGATTGGGAGAAGGAAATGATACTCGCACGATTGGCACTCAGTGCCTGTCTGGTAGTCGGGTCTAT is a window from the Rhodobiaceae bacterium genome containing:
- the mlhB gene encoding monoterpene epsilon-lactone hydrolase, producing the protein MVKLTFTGPFSLRLRSFAKLSQIATKVYLRHAFNKRIAPDWDANTEIGIRFVRHQFTAAMTHQDIAKGRLLFDSVQTETDDQYDVTTEPSTNPMGTWYYPKTIRTETKLLYLHGGGYTFHGGVSDRFAAMLAHHTGNVLFAPHYRLTPEHPHPAQAEDALEAWTYMTRKTAPKNIVTIGDSAGGHMALMLLQTLRMEGLDQPALCIGLCPWTDIGERGASLRDNDRYDLVQGWMALKFGEWLDPGNKFGRETLSPIFQDFSGLAPIYLQAGGREMLRDMIVEFAQIQRSKGADVTLDLWSDMPHVFQAYDSLTESSSMALNRIATVIKARAENNTHFQSLEEITVGSNYPKNQSETGRASA
- the malL gene encoding oligo-1,6-glucosidase 1; the protein is MSGSEKTPWWKGAVVYQIYPRSYADTTGSGVGDLEGIKRKLDYVASLGVDAIWLSPIYPSPNKDFGYDVADYCDVAPEMGTLDGFDALLAETHERGMKLILDQVLAHSSDQHAWFQESLLSPDNEKANWYVWADAKEDGTPPNNWMSAFGGPAWSWHPVRRQYYHHKFLRQQPKLNFHEPEVVKALMNVLRFWLDRGVDGFRLDVAHAYYHDATLADNPPVAMAERSGLNWSHAPRLQEHVHDSGLPENQIAMRAVRSVLDEYEDRLAFGEFAETPEMIGTYVGEPDLLHTAYTFDFLEDRSLAPSVFQNYYQDTLKKNGDPWPCVTFSNHDLTRPVTRWGSGRDGDDKLAKFGLALLLALKGTVLLYQGEELGLPDVDIERDQIQDPVGELYFPFGKGRDGCRTPMPWISRAPNAAFTDGEPWLPIPKVHKERAVDVQEAVTDTVLKFAREAISFRKAHACLSSGNITFLESSGPVLAFERLLGGETLTCVFNSSNEAAVWHGGAASEVILKGSDSLEFGTGDVSIVGTEVICGPRSAAFFGDPSSS
- the fabG gene encoding 3-oxoacyl-[acyl-carrier-protein] reductase FabG, yielding MNMLEVSMSELAGTIVLITDIEHFIGRPAAKALIEAGATVYGTDHAFSDKTAREAAEQALPGLKTVGGADPVVAAGRVLEETGRIDLLLNNDAFPALRASLDTAKDEDLEATYDALVFKPFRVSRAVVPSMKSAGGGKILFLTSAAPLNGLANYSMYASARGAANSLVLSLARELASKNIQVNALAPNYVESADYFPPALMENEDTKAKILKNIPLGRLGKPEEAAAFITFLAGPLSGFITGQVIPFAGGWANAR
- the tehB gene encoding putative S-adenosyl-L-methionine-dependent methyltransferase TehB; amino-acid sequence: MSSKYEEIYKAHRHALGEPTKTFVDFFTSLEKPEQTVLDIGAGQGRDALFIARLGHSVTAVDLSPSGMMQLQEDANQEELNIKTHIVDVCEFTPSAKFDIVLIDRTLHMLNAQDRTAVLSSLLPHTNSQAFLLIADERSNIPAFTQTLNASTDPWEIFLQKKGFLFAQKQI
- the cobB gene encoding NAD-dependent protein deacetylase, whose product is MSGELKALIESSQRTVVFTGAGISTESGIPDFRSPGGLWTKMAPIDFRDFMASEEMRIEAWRRKFAMDGSFSAAEPNKGHMAVAKLVDTGKVTHVITQNVDNLHQNSGIPTDKVIELHGNSTYATCLNCGVRYELAEIRSHYDEHGKPQDCRFCSGIIKSATISFGQAMPEAEMERATEATLDCDLFVAIGSSLQVYPAAGFPIMAKKNGAKLVILNREETELDPLADLVVHEEIGPTLAPIVQLN
- the gloA gene encoding lactoylglutathione lyase, with product MRYLHTMVRVTDLDASLDFYCTHLGLKNVGRFDVEEGRFTLVFLAPEGQEEAQVELTYNWDPEELDEGRNFGHLAYRVDDIYATCQKLADAGITINRPPRDGRMAFVRSPDNISIELLQEGQPLPAQEPWASMENTGHW